A single Filimonas effusa DNA region contains:
- a CDS encoding DUF6268 family outer membrane beta-barrel protein, with protein sequence MYKLLITLFLSALLPVAGMRAQQLPVFSIDYNSSTLKNDSVKGALKGLQASLNIPLIHSSGNTFGTRIQYQSARFSGLTSRLNEQLSGLDLHVFLQRKWDEKHQLYLFAQVGAYSDFKDLDTKDFRFLLGARYLVKHSDKLSTGWGLAYARQFFGHQINPFIAINYAFTPRLKLSGLLPIRPVLTYEINDRISWVNEINGNVESYRLSASVHNNAFIQYSGWKVKSTCRYLVGKHHRFSAGLGFSRQSTAFFNDDAQNNWKIFTINLSQKNAPVETLKTKGLLFSLGYDFVL encoded by the coding sequence ATGTACAAACTACTCATAACATTATTCCTATCTGCGCTGCTGCCCGTAGCAGGTATGCGGGCGCAGCAGCTTCCTGTCTTTAGCATCGACTATAACAGCAGCACTCTCAAAAATGATTCGGTCAAAGGCGCTCTGAAAGGCCTGCAGGCTTCGCTGAACATACCGCTTATCCATTCGTCAGGGAACACCTTCGGAACCAGGATCCAGTATCAGTCAGCCCGCTTTAGCGGGTTAACCAGCAGGTTGAATGAACAGTTGAGCGGTTTGGATCTTCATGTCTTCCTGCAAAGAAAATGGGACGAAAAACATCAGCTCTATCTTTTTGCACAGGTAGGGGCTTATTCCGATTTTAAGGACCTGGATACAAAGGATTTCAGATTCCTGCTGGGGGCACGCTACCTGGTAAAACATTCCGATAAATTATCTACAGGGTGGGGACTGGCATACGCCCGCCAGTTTTTTGGACACCAGATCAATCCTTTCATAGCCATCAATTATGCATTTACGCCCAGGTTGAAACTAAGTGGTTTGCTGCCTATTCGCCCCGTATTGACTTATGAAATTAATGATCGCATTTCCTGGGTGAATGAAATAAATGGTAATGTAGAAAGCTACCGCCTTTCCGCTTCCGTACATAATAATGCCTTTATTCAGTATTCGGGATGGAAGGTGAAAAGCACTTGTCGTTACCTGGTGGGCAAACACCACCGCTTTTCAGCTGGTCTCGGGTTTAGCCGTCAAAGCACGGCGTTCTTTAACGACGATGCGCAAAATAACTGGAAGATCTTTACCATCAATCTCTCTCAGAAGAATGCGCCCGTAGAAACATTGAAAACAAAAGGACTGCTGTTTTCGTTGGGATACGACTTTGTGTTGTAG
- a CDS encoding TolC family protein, giving the protein MNKYLLAISLLLLGPVAKAQIHFSALTDVMAYADKHAVTIRTSEMDQQIARSKQKEASAFLYPALNANAGFNDNLTLQPTLVPEQLFNPAAPDGSFKEMTFGKQYLYSTGLQAQWNLVDFQKLFARKTASIQYAAGLANTARVRFNTYNQLASTYYAILLTRYSLGLYERNLAATKEMLLGAEDKYARGVISEADRNLVAIEHLQNEKNVNGSRQDLELLVKQLQGQLNTSDTISTDADTLQAPILQAPGQIAQWPIHPDVRWQQLEVELAKSALNETRSLNYPSLGITYQYNHNWATNSFMDFSSANHLPQQYIGLRLNVPLFTGFSTKQKIVQSGLLLQQQQLQLQALQHSKAKEDEILVLQYEQAQMQWKKDKDILELQEKNDYHIARQYQEGIISIDTRMDKYRNLLAAQNTYLQSLSNLTLAQYKIYIRQINDPSNEKK; this is encoded by the coding sequence ATGAATAAATATCTCTTGGCAATAAGCTTGCTGCTGCTGGGGCCTGTAGCAAAAGCACAAATTCACTTTAGCGCTCTGACCGATGTAATGGCTTATGCCGATAAGCATGCCGTAACGATCAGGACTTCGGAGATGGATCAGCAAATTGCACGATCCAAGCAAAAAGAAGCCAGTGCTTTTCTTTATCCTGCACTCAATGCCAACGCGGGGTTTAACGACAATCTTACGTTGCAGCCTACACTTGTTCCGGAACAGTTGTTTAATCCCGCAGCGCCCGATGGCAGCTTTAAGGAAATGACATTTGGTAAACAATACCTTTATTCAACAGGCTTACAGGCACAATGGAACCTCGTCGATTTTCAGAAGCTTTTTGCCCGCAAAACAGCTTCCATACAATATGCTGCCGGCCTCGCTAATACTGCCAGGGTTCGCTTCAATACATACAATCAGCTGGCGTCTACCTATTATGCTATTTTGCTTACGCGTTATTCCCTCGGATTGTATGAACGGAACCTGGCTGCTACAAAAGAAATGCTGCTGGGCGCAGAAGATAAATATGCAAGAGGTGTGATTAGTGAAGCCGATCGTAACCTGGTGGCGATAGAGCACCTGCAGAACGAGAAAAATGTCAACGGCAGCAGGCAGGACCTGGAATTGCTGGTGAAACAGTTGCAGGGGCAACTGAATACCAGCGACACTATAAGTACAGATGCAGATACGCTTCAGGCGCCTATACTTCAGGCCCCCGGCCAAATCGCACAATGGCCCATCCATCCTGATGTTCGCTGGCAACAGTTGGAAGTTGAGTTGGCAAAATCGGCATTGAACGAAACAAGGTCGTTGAACTATCCTTCCCTGGGTATAACTTATCAGTATAATCATAATTGGGCAACCAATTCATTCATGGACTTTTCATCGGCGAACCATCTGCCGCAGCAATATATTGGCCTGCGTTTAAATGTTCCTCTTTTTACTGGCTTCTCAACAAAGCAGAAAATAGTGCAGTCCGGCCTGCTGCTACAACAACAGCAGTTACAGTTGCAGGCGTTGCAGCATTCTAAGGCAAAAGAAGATGAGATCCTCGTGCTGCAATATGAACAGGCGCAGATGCAATGGAAAAAGGATAAGGATATTCTGGAGCTTCAGGAAAAGAACGACTATCATATTGCCAGGCAATACCAGGAGGGTATCATCAGCATAGACACCCGGATGGACAAATACCGCAACCTGCTGGCGGCACAAAATACTTATTTGCAAAGCTTATCCAACCTTACACTTGCACAGTACAAAATTTACATCAGACAGATAAATGATCCTTCCAATGAAAAAAAATAG
- a CDS encoding cold-shock protein: protein MAKSQETFSKREKEKQRLKKQQDKQEKMKERKNNKDNKKSLDDMMVYLDEDGNLTDVPTDPSKKKVFAAEDIQISIPKSEDRPAEGPRTGVISYFNHQKGFGFINDLETQERVFVHINELSFPVKENDKVLFETGKGPQGPVALNVTAFK, encoded by the coding sequence ATGGCAAAATCCCAGGAGACATTTAGTAAAAGAGAAAAAGAGAAACAGCGTCTTAAGAAGCAGCAAGACAAGCAGGAGAAGATGAAAGAGCGCAAAAACAACAAGGATAACAAGAAAAGCCTTGATGATATGATGGTTTACCTTGACGAAGACGGCAACCTTACGGATGTGCCTACAGACCCATCAAAGAAAAAGGTTTTTGCTGCCGAGGATATCCAGATCAGCATTCCAAAGTCGGAAGACAGGCCTGCTGAGGGACCAAGGACCGGCGTTATCAGTTATTTCAACCACCAGAAGGGATTTGGATTCATCAATGATCTTGAAACCCAGGAGCGTGTGTTTGTGCACATTAATGAGTTGTCGTTCCCTGTCAAAGAAAATGACAAGGTTTTATTTGAGACAGGCAAAGGGCCACAGGGTCCCGTGGCCTTGAATGTAACGGCATTTAAATAG
- a CDS encoding LytR/AlgR family response regulator transcription factor, whose amino-acid sequence MNILVVEDESHTADLLKEVIEQQGDFIVVNILDSIVATVAYLIRHHDEIDLIFLDIQLSDGLSFEIFKYVDVHIPVIFCTAYDEYTLQAIKNNGIDYILKPFEEEEVCQALKKYRNLLNAVHKTTILSPLFPPSAGITWQESFLVQQREKTIVVETTAVAAFAIEHEMLYLYTFKGEKYPLFKKMDYLESAVNPALFFRINRQMLVNKEAITSMEPWFNRKMILNLKVMLQEKAIVSRLKVSLLKEWLEKGVG is encoded by the coding sequence GTGAATATACTGGTTGTAGAAGACGAAAGCCACACCGCTGACCTTCTCAAAGAGGTCATAGAACAGCAGGGTGATTTTATAGTTGTCAATATCCTCGACTCTATCGTAGCCACAGTAGCATATCTTATCAGGCATCATGACGAAATTGATCTTATCTTCCTCGATATCCAGTTGTCAGACGGATTAAGTTTTGAGATCTTTAAATACGTGGATGTTCATATTCCCGTGATCTTTTGTACGGCATATGATGAATACACATTGCAGGCAATTAAGAACAACGGTATAGATTATATCCTTAAACCCTTTGAAGAGGAAGAGGTTTGTCAGGCTTTGAAGAAATATAGAAACCTGCTGAATGCCGTCCATAAAACCACCATTTTATCTCCCTTATTCCCGCCGTCGGCTGGTATAACCTGGCAGGAAAGCTTTCTCGTGCAACAACGTGAAAAGACGATAGTCGTAGAAACAACTGCCGTTGCGGCTTTTGCTATCGAACATGAAATGCTTTATCTCTATACTTTTAAAGGAGAAAAGTATCCGTTGTTTAAAAAAATGGATTACCTCGAATCTGCGGTTAATCCCGCTTTATTCTTTCGTATCAACCGGCAAATGCTCGTAAATAAAGAGGCCATTACATCTATGGAGCCATGGTTTAACCGCAAGATGATCTTGAATTTAAAGGTGATGCTCCAGGAAAAAGCTATTGTCAGCCGTCTCAAAGTCTCTCTGCTGAAAGAATGGCTGGAGAAAGGAGTAGGATAG
- a CDS encoding 3-oxoacyl-ACP synthase III family protein: MKCSVITGSGSYLPAVLKPNSDFLHQQFFAEDHSPVKNNGQVVIDKFQAITGIRERRYAADSDNTSDLAIIAGEKAINDSGIDRESLDLLIVAHNFGDVSANLTQADTVPALASRVKAGLGIKNPACIAFDTLFGCPGWLMAIMQVEAFFKAGMAGKALVIGAETLSRVYDPFDRDSMIFSDGAGAVIMEAKEGNAAGIVACHAVSHCGEELHYLAMSPSNNPDEAQEVKHLKMKGRKVYEYALKHVPGAMKTCMDKSGIPVSEVKKIFIHQANEKMDDAILAAFYKLYGLEAPENIMPMCIQKLGNSSVATIPTLYDLVKKNHYPQHKLEAGDVILFASVGAGMNINAVCYRCA; encoded by the coding sequence ATGAAGTGTTCAGTTATAACAGGATCCGGCAGTTATTTGCCCGCTGTCTTAAAACCTAATAGCGATTTCCTGCACCAGCAGTTTTTCGCCGAAGATCATTCGCCCGTAAAAAATAACGGCCAGGTGGTTATCGATAAATTCCAGGCCATTACAGGTATCAGGGAACGAAGATATGCCGCTGATAGCGATAATACCTCCGACCTTGCAATCATTGCCGGCGAAAAAGCGATCAATGATAGTGGAATTGACAGGGAAAGCCTCGATCTCTTAATTGTAGCGCACAACTTCGGCGATGTCTCAGCCAACCTGACCCAGGCCGATACAGTACCTGCCCTCGCCAGCCGCGTAAAAGCAGGACTTGGGATAAAAAATCCCGCCTGTATCGCCTTCGATACGCTGTTCGGCTGCCCCGGCTGGTTAATGGCCATTATGCAGGTGGAAGCTTTTTTTAAAGCAGGTATGGCCGGTAAAGCGCTTGTAATAGGTGCCGAAACGCTGTCACGTGTTTACGACCCTTTCGACAGGGATAGCATGATCTTCAGCGATGGGGCAGGAGCGGTGATCATGGAAGCAAAAGAAGGGAATGCAGCCGGTATCGTCGCCTGTCATGCGGTAAGCCATTGTGGAGAAGAATTGCACTACCTGGCCATGAGCCCCTCTAATAATCCCGATGAAGCGCAGGAGGTAAAACATCTGAAAATGAAAGGGCGGAAAGTATATGAATATGCCTTGAAACACGTTCCGGGTGCCATGAAAACCTGTATGGATAAAAGCGGCATACCGGTTTCTGAGGTGAAAAAGATCTTTATTCATCAGGCTAATGAAAAAATGGACGATGCCATACTAGCCGCTTTTTATAAGCTTTATGGCCTCGAAGCCCCTGAGAATATTATGCCTATGTGTATCCAAAAGCTGGGCAATAGCTCTGTGGCAACTATCCCCACACTTTACGATCTTGTGAAAAAGAACCATTATCCCCAGCATAAACTGGAAGCTGGGGATGTGATACTTTTCGCATCCGTAGGCGCCGGCATGAATATTAACGCCGTCTGCTACAGATGCGCTTAG
- a CDS encoding ABC transporter permease: MNTDYKIAWVHLTSRFRQLMVATLSVTFGISMYIFMNSFMSGVNDTQTDITFTSMAHIRIYNELPSAPPLPISAKSAGNSTIQILNNARNIRYSEGIKNVDPIVAAATRLPEVQSITTQLNQNVFIRNGVTKVSAALSGIDVPNEDAVFHMSEYMTEGNLYELDRRTDAIVLGVGLARNIGVKTGDNISLTTAGGVTRNYKLVGLFQTGSMGTDRSKALISIHAARQLLSQNRSYATDILVNIRDYNKAKLLAKKLEPLTSFKVEPWQEGNSQLDSANTLRDITAMAVSLTILIVAGFGIYNIMNMTVNEKIREIAILKAMGFNGRDIVTIFLTQSVVIGVIGGLLGLILGFAISKLVSKIPFKIASLSTLPINFNSNDYIMAFLFGIIVTFLAGYFPAAKASRVDPVDIIRG; this comes from the coding sequence ATGAATACTGATTATAAAATTGCCTGGGTACACCTTACCTCTAGATTCAGACAGCTTATGGTGGCCACGCTTAGTGTAACATTCGGTATTTCCATGTACATCTTCATGAACAGCTTTATGTCGGGTGTTAACGATACGCAAACCGATATCACATTTACTTCCATGGCGCATATTCGCATTTATAACGAACTGCCTTCTGCACCACCTCTCCCCATATCAGCGAAGTCTGCCGGCAATAGTACCATTCAGATCCTGAACAATGCCCGTAACATCAGGTATTCCGAAGGTATTAAGAATGTAGATCCTATAGTGGCTGCCGCAACACGGCTTCCGGAGGTGCAAAGTATAACCACGCAGCTTAATCAGAATGTGTTCATCCGTAATGGCGTTACAAAAGTAAGCGCCGCTCTGTCGGGTATCGATGTGCCGAATGAAGATGCAGTCTTTCATATGTCTGAATATATGACCGAAGGGAACCTGTACGAACTCGACAGGAGAACGGATGCCATAGTGCTTGGCGTTGGCCTCGCAAGGAATATCGGCGTTAAAACCGGTGATAATATTTCGCTTACCACCGCTGGTGGCGTAACACGCAATTATAAACTCGTTGGCTTATTCCAGACGGGGTCCATGGGCACCGACCGCAGCAAAGCCTTGATCTCCATTCATGCAGCACGCCAACTTCTTTCCCAGAACAGGAGTTATGCAACTGATATCCTCGTCAACATCAGGGACTACAACAAAGCAAAGCTGCTCGCAAAAAAGTTGGAGCCTTTAACCAGCTTTAAAGTAGAACCCTGGCAGGAAGGCAATAGTCAGCTCGATTCAGCCAATACGCTCCGCGATATCACGGCTATGGCAGTATCCCTCACCATTCTCATCGTAGCAGGCTTTGGTATCTATAATATTATGAACATGACGGTGAACGAAAAGATCAGGGAAATTGCCATCTTGAAAGCTATGGGCTTCAATGGCAGGGATATAGTGACGATTTTCCTGACACAGTCGGTTGTTATAGGCGTAATTGGCGGGCTGCTGGGACTTATACTTGGATTCGCTATTTCAAAACTGGTAAGCAAAATACCCTTTAAGATCGCTTCTCTCTCTACGCTGCCAATCAACTTTAACTCCAATGACTATATCATGGCTTTTTTGTTTGGCATCATCGTCACATTTCTGGCAGGGTACTTCCCGGCAGCCAAAGCATCGAGGGTCGATCCGGTAGATATTATCAGGGGATAG
- a CDS encoding sensor histidine kinase: MKAGNNHILPIALAVLLPGLNFFSNAELELPIAVLLKRWCYAAASLYILWHVIWLVSAYTSKKTRWFLLPAAILLSAFLLYQLLSLPVFFPHVAVRPLSFKVLSACLVILIIQYSLKASASIGHLQVEKEQLLAEKYKMQLQELRTRVDPHFLFNTLNTLRSMIRKGNPESERFVMNLSGFYRQTLRYNEAAVVLLKDEIDVLNAYLFLIKTRNEGAVQTSINIQVGWLQYALPALSLQVVTENCFKHNRQSAADPLQIEIFTTQEGCITVRNTLLPKFSMVEKSGYGLKNILTMYELLGVKDGLTVNQTNQYFEVTLKLIKP; this comes from the coding sequence GTGAAAGCCGGAAATAATCATATTCTTCCAATCGCACTCGCAGTATTGCTGCCGGGGCTCAACTTCTTTTCCAATGCCGAACTGGAGTTGCCAATAGCCGTACTCCTTAAGAGATGGTGCTACGCAGCCGCTTCTCTCTACATACTATGGCACGTAATATGGCTGGTGTCGGCATATACAAGTAAGAAAACCCGTTGGTTCCTGCTTCCCGCCGCTATCCTGCTGTCTGCTTTTTTATTGTACCAGTTGCTTTCATTGCCGGTTTTCTTTCCTCATGTTGCCGTACGGCCGCTTTCCTTTAAAGTCTTGTCTGCCTGCCTGGTGATTCTTATTATCCAATATTCGCTGAAAGCAAGCGCTAGCATAGGCCATCTGCAGGTTGAAAAAGAACAGTTGCTGGCTGAGAAATATAAAATGCAGTTGCAGGAATTACGAACCAGGGTCGATCCGCATTTTCTTTTTAATACGCTTAATACGCTTCGTAGCATGATCCGTAAAGGAAATCCCGAATCTGAAAGATTCGTGATGAACTTGTCCGGGTTTTATCGCCAGACGCTCAGGTATAACGAAGCTGCCGTCGTATTGTTAAAAGATGAAATAGATGTGCTCAATGCTTATCTCTTTCTGATCAAAACCCGTAACGAAGGTGCCGTGCAAACTTCTATTAATATACAGGTAGGATGGCTGCAATATGCGCTGCCGGCGCTCAGCCTCCAGGTGGTCACAGAAAACTGTTTTAAACACAATCGTCAGTCTGCTGCCGATCCGCTGCAAATCGAGATCTTTACTACACAAGAGGGTTGTATCACAGTGAGAAATACCTTGCTGCCTAAATTCTCTATGGTCGAAAAATCGGGTTATGGCCTCAAAAATATCTTAACCATGTATGAATTGCTTGGCGTAAAGGATGGCTTAACTGTTAATCAGACAAACCAATACTTCGAGGTAACATTAAAACTCATAAAGCCGTGA
- a CDS encoding efflux RND transporter periplasmic adaptor subunit, with protein sequence MKKNSLFSFMRSGLVLLLLWGMLLQVTSCKNVETVSPVRKDLELAVFANGFVERDEEYTVSANAAGVLHGLVVGEGDSVNTATILATVDDDAQLSELKQSQLIYEDARKNAGNNSTQLAQLQQQLAQATAQLGLDEANYLRYKDLNATSSVSRLDFDKVELQYRNSLHNLEIVQQKYDETKAALRLNANTSLYQLNTRKAVLNDYRIKAGNAGTVISIYKRNGEMLRSGDAVAKIGSGGYLLKLYVSEDDIVKVRLQQQVAVHLNTYPDSAFTAAVTKIYPGFDNSQQSYIVEARFKSLPEQLFSGTQLQANIKVEKRTNVLVVPSRYLLKNSTVQLKDGTSKAVTTGAKDDQWTEIITGLSEADLIRMPQN encoded by the coding sequence ATGAAAAAAAATAGCCTTTTCAGTTTTATGCGTTCGGGCTTAGTACTGCTGTTGTTATGGGGTATGTTACTTCAGGTCACTTCTTGTAAAAATGTGGAAACGGTATCTCCGGTACGTAAAGACCTGGAACTGGCTGTCTTTGCCAACGGATTTGTTGAACGGGATGAAGAATATACCGTTTCTGCCAATGCCGCTGGCGTTCTCCATGGTCTTGTGGTCGGAGAAGGTGATTCGGTAAATACAGCGACGATACTGGCCACTGTTGATGATGACGCGCAATTGAGCGAATTAAAGCAATCTCAGCTGATTTATGAAGATGCCAGGAAGAATGCAGGAAATAATTCAACGCAACTGGCTCAGCTGCAACAACAGTTGGCACAGGCTACCGCTCAGCTGGGATTAGACGAAGCAAATTACCTGCGTTACAAAGATCTTAATGCAACCAGCTCTGTATCCCGCCTCGACTTCGATAAAGTAGAACTGCAATACAGGAACTCATTGCATAATCTCGAAATAGTACAGCAGAAGTACGATGAAACAAAAGCTGCTCTTCGCCTGAACGCTAACACCAGCTTGTATCAGCTGAATACCCGTAAGGCTGTATTGAACGATTACCGCATCAAAGCCGGTAATGCCGGCACTGTCATCAGTATCTATAAAAGAAATGGTGAAATGCTGCGCTCCGGTGATGCGGTTGCTAAAATTGGCAGCGGCGGTTATCTGCTCAAACTTTATGTTTCAGAAGATGATATCGTAAAAGTACGGCTGCAGCAACAGGTGGCCGTTCATCTTAATACTTACCCCGATAGTGCCTTTACTGCCGCCGTAACAAAGATTTATCCCGGGTTCGATAACAGCCAGCAGTCTTATATCGTGGAGGCCCGCTTTAAATCGTTACCGGAACAATTGTTCTCCGGCACCCAACTGCAGGCAAATATCAAAGTGGAGAAGAGAACGAATGTACTGGTGGTGCCTTCCCGCTATTTGCTGAAAAATAGTACGGTTCAACTAAAAGACGGTACATCCAAAGCCGTTACCACAGGTGCAAAAGACGATCAGTGGACCGAGATCATAACAGGTTTGTCCGAAGCTGATCTTATTAGGATGCCCCAAAATTAA
- a CDS encoding ABC transporter ATP-binding protein → MNVLSAKNITKYFNTPEPFKVLKDVSFEVEKGEFVSVVGKSGSGKSTLLYLLSTMDTDYEGEIVINGSTVTNKSQNALAAFRNEHIGFVFQFHYLLPEFTLLDNVMLPALKLARRSKTEIEARSLELLDMLGLKGHERKKASNLSGGQQQRVAIARALINDPTIIMGDEPTGNLDSRNTKIVFDIFRDLAREKGQTIIIVTHDDEFAANSDRIIELMDGEVVSATK, encoded by the coding sequence ATGAATGTACTCTCAGCGAAAAATATCACGAAGTACTTTAATACGCCGGAACCCTTTAAAGTATTGAAAGATGTCTCCTTTGAAGTGGAGAAGGGCGAATTCGTTTCCGTTGTCGGTAAGTCCGGCTCTGGCAAATCAACCCTGCTTTACCTGCTTTCAACAATGGATACCGATTACGAGGGCGAAATTGTGATCAATGGTTCTACTGTTACTAATAAAAGCCAGAACGCCCTTGCAGCTTTTCGCAACGAACATATCGGTTTTGTTTTCCAGTTTCACTACCTGCTTCCGGAGTTTACACTCCTCGATAATGTGATGTTACCAGCCCTTAAACTCGCACGTAGATCAAAAACCGAAATTGAAGCCCGCTCCCTCGAACTGTTGGATATGCTTGGCCTCAAAGGACATGAACGTAAAAAGGCCTCGAACCTTTCTGGTGGACAACAGCAACGTGTAGCTATCGCCCGCGCTCTTATAAATGACCCCACGATCATCATGGGTGATGAGCCTACGGGCAACCTCGACTCCAGGAATACGAAGATTGTGTTCGACATCTTTCGCGACCTGGCAAGAGAAAAAGGACAAACCATCATTATTGTAACACACGACGATGAATTTGCAGCCAACAGCGACCGGATCATAGAGTTGATGGATGGAGAAGTAGTTAGCGCAACTAAATAG
- a CDS encoding DUF6985 domain-containing protein, with the protein MEIGNNRIPGIRVENIGTKQKPRNVIKGVVSLSCWNDHFLYEEADRLMKTKVVTDGLIALWIDSETGIDDKFNLSDEQVNTYSFLVENQLKLRQSMLDELKKQFPRLLSGEYASWEQDAPFFSRLPDLTPEFDFKSYIGPASITICKDVKDGAAYVIWNFRCLWDTEHSLDFITHNERVIEIAPEADPWTIYRDNGTYEQKNKAYKDKISTLTFPKQKKWWQFW; encoded by the coding sequence ATGGAGATCGGAAACAACAGGATACCCGGCATCCGGGTAGAAAATATCGGAACAAAACAAAAGCCGAGGAATGTCATCAAAGGCGTTGTCTCATTGTCCTGCTGGAATGACCACTTTTTGTACGAAGAAGCCGACAGGTTGATGAAAACAAAAGTGGTTACAGACGGCCTCATCGCACTATGGATAGATAGTGAAACGGGAATAGATGATAAATTTAACTTATCCGATGAACAGGTGAATACCTATTCCTTTTTGGTCGAAAACCAGCTGAAGCTCAGGCAGTCCATGCTCGATGAGTTGAAAAAGCAATTCCCGCGCCTGCTTTCCGGCGAATATGCCTCCTGGGAACAGGATGCCCCCTTTTTTTCCAGGCTTCCCGATCTGACGCCGGAATTTGATTTCAAAAGCTATATAGGGCCTGCCTCTATAACCATCTGCAAGGATGTAAAGGACGGCGCAGCATATGTTATCTGGAATTTCAGGTGCCTGTGGGATACCGAACATAGCCTGGATTTTATTACACACAACGAAAGGGTGATAGAAATTGCACCCGAAGCAGATCCCTGGACGATCTACAGGGATAATGGTACTTATGAACAAAAGAACAAAGCATATAAAGATAAAATAAGCACCCTCACCTTTCCCAAACAAAAAAAATGGTGGCAATTCTGGTAA